GAAAAGATCGGGGTCAAAAAATTCCCCCGTAAGACGAATTTGTACCATGTGGAAGGACAACCATGGGATTTTAGAACCCCTTCCGGAAAGGTCGAATTGTATTCCCAGAAATTTGAGGATAAAGGTTTTGACCCTTTACCAAAATATACGGCACATCCGGAGCCTGAAAACGGATTTTACCGGCTGATCTATGGCCGTGCCCCAATGCACACTTTCAGCCGGACGGCGAACAATCCTAATCTTCATGATCTCATGGAAGAGAACAACGTTTGGATCAATCCGAAGGTAGCGAAGATGTGGGGCTTAAAAACCGGAATGGAAATATGGCTGGAAAATCAGGATGGGGTCAGATCTGCTTTTCCTGTTAAAATCAGGGTGACCGAGAGAATACGATGGGACAGCGTTTATATGGTCCACGGTTTCGGCCATGATAATAAGAAACTGACCAACGCTTACGCGAAAGGGGCCAGTGACAGTGAGTTGATCACCAATGTAATGATCGATCCGCTCATGGGAGGTACCGGGATGCGCGGGAATTTCGTCACCTTTCATATTAAGAACCCAAACAAAACAGCTGACATATGAGATACGCGATGGCAATAGACACTAAAAAATGTGTCGGGTGTAGTGACTGCGTTGTCGCTTGCCAAACTGAAAATAATGTGCCGATAGGATATTGCAGAGATTGGATCAGTGAGACGGTCGACGGAACCTATCCGCTGCTGGAGCTTGAACTTCGCTCAGAACGATGCAACCATTGTGCCGATGCTCCTTGTGTGCGTTGTTGCCCTACCGGGGCCAGCCACATCGTGGAAGGGGGAGTCGTACTGGTGACCCACGACGAATGTATCGGTTGTGGAGCATGCATCGAGTCTTGTCCTTATGATGCCCGTTATTCTCACCCGGACGGATATGTGGATAAATGTACTTTCTGTATCCACAGGGTACGAGACGGGCTGAAGCCCGCTTGTGTTTCGGTATGTCCTACCAACTGTATGTATTTTGGTGATTTGGACGATCCCAACAGTGAGATTTCTCATATGTTGAAGAAAAGAAAACACAAAGTTCTGGCTCCCGAAGCAGGTACGGATCCTAAAGTATTTTATTTGATCTAAAAGGTAAACAACATGAATGAAGAACTTATCATCAGTGGTAGAAATATTCCAGGGGTAGATCCGAGTTTACACATTTGGCACTGGCCGATTTCGTTATACTTGTTCCTGGGAGGGCTTTCGGCCGGAATTTTGTTTTTCGCGGCTTATTATGCCATTCGCGGAAAACAGGATGAGATGCCGACGGCGGTTAAGTGGGCAACATTTATCGTTCCCTTTGCCTTAGTGGTTGGACTGGCGGCCCTGATCTACGATTTGAAACATCCTTTGTACTCCTGGCGCCTGTACACGACCATACGGTTCGAATCCCCGATGTCATGGGGGGCATGGACATTGATGGCCATCACACCGTTGTCCATTTTGTGGTCAGCCAGTTTTTTAAGTGAATTATTTCCAAAATGGGACTGGAAGTTTGATATTTTAAAAAAAGCAGAAGCGCTTGTCATAAAGTACAGAGTCACCCTGGCCTGGGTCATGATCGTCTTTTCGGTCATCCTGGGTATTTATACGGGGATATTGCTCTCTGCCTTCAACGCCAGGCCGTTGTGGAATAACGCTATCCTGGGGCCTTTGTTCCTGACTTCGGGGTTGTCGACCGGTGCGGCTACCATCATGTGGATGGCCAAAACGCACCTGGAGCGCGATGCATTCCGTAAAATAGACTTACTACTTATTACGATAGAATTATTTTTCATCGTTCACCTGTTCATGGGATTCCTTGCCGGCCCCGAGGTGCAGCAGGAGGCTGCTCAGCTGTTCCTGGGCGGAGAGTACACGGTTCCCTTCTGGATCTTCGTTGTTTTCCTCGGACTGGTATTCCCGGGAGTGTTGGAAATTATGGAGATAAGAGGGTATAAAATTCCTGTTGCGCTGCCAGCGATCCTGATCCTCATCGGCGGATTGGTCTTTAGGTTTATTATGGTGGATGCGGGACAATTGACTAGATATTTATATTAACCTAGTTTCTTTTTTCTGGTTACCAGCTAAAAAAACGAGTAACCAGAAACGAGTAACCAGTAACCAGTAAAATTATGAGTACAAAAGATAAAACTCCGGCTCCTTTTTTGAATCCCTATTTTGGGGGTATTCTCCTGGGAGTAATATTATTGATGACCTTTTACATCACCGGTCGCGGACTGGGCGCAACGGGAGCCATTAAGAGTTCCGTTATAGCCACGGTACAGGAGATATCTCCTCAACACGCGAATGAATCGGATTATTATAATTTGTTTATCCGGGAAGACCGTAATACGTTGAACACCTGGCTCGTTTTCGAAGCCATCGGGTTAATCGCGGGAGCCTTTTTATCAGGCGCCTTGTCGAGGAGACTGACCTGGAAGGTGGAGCATTCTCCAAAGATTACTTCCCGTACCCGGTTGATATTTGCCTTTCTGGGGGGCGCGCTTTTTGGCATAGGCTCCCAGTTTGCGAGGGGTTGTACGAGCGGGGCGGCCCTGAGTGGTTCTGCGGTGCTGGCCACTTCCGGTTTTCTGGCGATGATCTCCATATTTGGGTCGGCATACCTTTTTGCCTATTTTGCCCGAAAACTATGGATTTGACCGGTTATAACCCGAAGGCGAACAAACAAATTTGAACAATCAAAAAAAACAATCAATTATGGGACCTTTAATTCCTAATGGGTTTATAGACGAAGGATGGGCATACGCCATTGCGGTGGTGTTGGGATTTTTCTTTGGAATGGTACTGGAAGCTTCGGGGTTTTCGACTTCCAGGAAGCTGGTGGGCTCCTTTTACGGGTATGACTTTACAGTGGTACGGGTATTTTTTACCGCTACAGTTACTGCACTGGTAGGGCTTTTATATTTTAACTATATGGGATGGCTGGACATGAGCAAATTGTATGTCATGCCTACCTTTTTATACCCGATCCTGGTAGGGGGTGTCATCATGGGACTGGGCTTTGTCCTCGGAGGTTTTTGTCCGGGAACGAGTATTTGCGCGGCCGCCATTGGTAAAATCGATGCCATGCTTTTTGTGGTGGGTGCTTTTTTTGGGATTATGGTTTTTTCAGAAGCCTTCCCGCTCATCGAAGACTTTTACTATAGTTCCAATCTCGGCAGGCTAAGAATAAATGAAACACTGGGCATTTCCAGCGGATTATTTGCCTTTTTGTTTACCATGGTGGCGCTGATTGCCTTTGGGGTAGGTACTTTGGTTAAGCGCAGGGTGAAAAAAGTAGAATATTAAATTTAAAAAGTAGAATCGATGAAAAATCCATTTCTTATCAGAAAAAGGTATTTGTTCCTAATGGCAGTGGCTATTGTCCTTTCCGGAGGGTTGATTTTTTTGCCGGAGCAATCCAATACCAAAGAATTGCCCGCAGATAAATTGATGATGGAGCTGGAAGATAATACAAGGTTTCTCACTACAGATGAAGTGGCCGAACTGATCATCAACCAGGATCCTACTTTATTGATCATTGATCTGAGAAGCCCTGAAGCTTATGAAAAGTTTTCCCTCGAAGGAGCCCTTAATATTCCTTTTGAAAAGTTGTTCGAGAAGGAAAATAAGGATTATTACAACAAAGGAGAGATGAAAAAAGTCTTTTACGGGGATACGGATGAGATCAGTGAGCAGGCGTGGGTCATGCTGCGTCGAGCTGAATATAGGAATATTTTTGTCATGAAGGGGGGATTGACAGCCTGGGTCGAGACGATCATGAAACCGGTCAAACCAGACGATCAGGTATCTGATACTGAACTCGATCTTTACAACACTAGAATGGCAGCACGCAGGTATTTTGCCGGGGGAAGCGTTGAAATCGTTCCTGATATTCTTTCAGACAACCAGGCGCCGGCGGAAAATCCTGAAGTGAAGAAAAAAGTAAAGGTTCTTCCCAAAAAAGTGGTAAAAGAAGCCGTCCAGGAAGAGGGCTGCTGACCAGTATCCCCGTAAACATTAACCTGTATCAAAAACAAAAAGTTATGCCAGACAGATCGCTTTCCAACATACGCAGACTGACAATAGCCTTAACCCTTTTTACTCTCGTTATTGTCGTCGGTTTACTGACCATCGGTAAACAGAAATTCAGATATAAAATCAGCAATGAAGAAATGCTCACGCAAATCCTCAAGGCTGACTATATGGTGAGCCCCGAAGCCGCTAAACAAATTCTCAGCCAAAATGACGGCAAGGTCAAGTTTGTGGACCTCCGCAATAAATACGATTTTAATATCGGCCACCTCGAAAATGCATTAAACATTCCGACCCACAAATTGCTGGAGGATGAAAACCTCGACCTTTTTAAGGATCCATCGATCACCTATGTTCTCTATGGGGCAGACCACCTGGCGGCTAATGGCCCCTGGATGGTTATGCGTAAATTAGGGTTCAACAATTTTAAAGTACTCGAGGGCGGTTATAAAGGACAAATGGCCGATGCGGTCATGGCCACCGGCGATAAAGCCATTTACGATTATAACAATATCTTAGTTGAAGCTCAAAAGGAAATATCGGAACTTCAGAAAGCCGGAGAAGCAGCACCTGATGCCCCTAAACCGGTGAAGAAAAAAGTGACGATTCTTCCGAAGAAGGTGGCAAAGCCGGTAGAGGAAGAAGGGTGCTAGGCCATGTGCTTGCTGCCATAAAA
This sequence is a window from Lewinellaceae bacterium. Protein-coding genes within it:
- a CDS encoding 4Fe-4S dicluster domain-containing protein produces the protein MRYAMAIDTKKCVGCSDCVVACQTENNVPIGYCRDWISETVDGTYPLLELELRSERCNHCADAPCVRCCPTGASHIVEGGVVLVTHDECIGCGACIESCPYDARYSHPDGYVDKCTFCIHRVRDGLKPACVSVCPTNCMYFGDLDDPNSEISHMLKKRKHKVLAPEAGTDPKVFYLI
- the nrfD gene encoding polysulfide reductase NrfD, producing MNEELIISGRNIPGVDPSLHIWHWPISLYLFLGGLSAGILFFAAYYAIRGKQDEMPTAVKWATFIVPFALVVGLAALIYDLKHPLYSWRLYTTIRFESPMSWGAWTLMAITPLSILWSASFLSELFPKWDWKFDILKKAEALVIKYRVTLAWVMIVFSVILGIYTGILLSAFNARPLWNNAILGPLFLTSGLSTGAATIMWMAKTHLERDAFRKIDLLLITIELFFIVHLFMGFLAGPEVQQEAAQLFLGGEYTVPFWIFVVFLGLVFPGVLEIMEIRGYKIPVALPAILILIGGLVFRFIMVDAGQLTRYLY
- a CDS encoding YeeE/YedE family protein; the protein is MSTKDKTPAPFLNPYFGGILLGVILLMTFYITGRGLGATGAIKSSVIATVQEISPQHANESDYYNLFIREDRNTLNTWLVFEAIGLIAGAFLSGALSRRLTWKVEHSPKITSRTRLIFAFLGGALFGIGSQFARGCTSGAALSGSAVLATSGFLAMISIFGSAYLFAYFARKLWI
- a CDS encoding YeeE/YedE family protein; this translates as MGPLIPNGFIDEGWAYAIAVVLGFFFGMVLEASGFSTSRKLVGSFYGYDFTVVRVFFTATVTALVGLLYFNYMGWLDMSKLYVMPTFLYPILVGGVIMGLGFVLGGFCPGTSICAAAIGKIDAMLFVVGAFFGIMVFSEAFPLIEDFYYSSNLGRLRINETLGISSGLFAFLFTMVALIAFGVGTLVKRRVKKVEY
- a CDS encoding rhodanese-like domain-containing protein gives rise to the protein MKNPFLIRKRYLFLMAVAIVLSGGLIFLPEQSNTKELPADKLMMELEDNTRFLTTDEVAELIINQDPTLLIIDLRSPEAYEKFSLEGALNIPFEKLFEKENKDYYNKGEMKKVFYGDTDEISEQAWVMLRRAEYRNIFVMKGGLTAWVETIMKPVKPDDQVSDTELDLYNTRMAARRYFAGGSVEIVPDILSDNQAPAENPEVKKKVKVLPKKVVKEAVQEEGC
- a CDS encoding rhodanese-like domain-containing protein; translated protein: MPDRSLSNIRRLTIALTLFTLVIVVGLLTIGKQKFRYKISNEEMLTQILKADYMVSPEAAKQILSQNDGKVKFVDLRNKYDFNIGHLENALNIPTHKLLEDENLDLFKDPSITYVLYGADHLAANGPWMVMRKLGFNNFKVLEGGYKGQMADAVMATGDKAIYDYNNILVEAQKEISELQKAGEAAPDAPKPVKKKVTILPKKVAKPVEEEGC